A single genomic interval of Mycobacterium sp. DL592 harbors:
- the zwf gene encoding glucose-6-phosphate dehydrogenase → MDTDKPQIAYPSPGSRPRRREQEPLAPHVIVLFGATGDLAKRKLLPGMAYLVKSALAPSIQVVGTSLEDYTVEEFRAIAHEAIDDFGSHKLSDEEWAEFASRVTYVPQSAGPEALAAAVAKAEESLGPTVRRLHYLSVPPKAAQAVITMLKEADLVARSRVVMEKPFGTDLASAIELNDFVHRTFRESQIFRIDHFLGKEAAQNILAFRFANGLFEPIWNRNFIDHIQIDIPEKLGLDHRANFYESTGAYKDMVVTHLFQVMAFVVMEPPTALEPRAISEEKNKVFRSMLPIDTANVVRGQYTGYRDEDGVARDSDTETFIALKVGIDNWRWAGVPIYLRTGKRMAEGQRIISIAFREAPRTMFPPGSGVGSQGPDHLTFDLADASKVSLSFYGKRPGPGMKLEKLSMQFSTQETDYSDDVLEAYERLILDAMRGDHTLFTTAEGIESLWERSADLLEDPPAVKMYAQDTWGPNAIHQLIAPNSWRLPFERVWREKK, encoded by the coding sequence GTGGACACAGACAAACCGCAGATCGCCTACCCCTCCCCCGGCTCCCGGCCCCGCCGCCGTGAGCAGGAGCCGCTGGCTCCGCATGTGATCGTGCTGTTCGGAGCCACCGGCGACCTCGCCAAGCGCAAGCTGCTGCCCGGTATGGCGTACCTGGTGAAGTCGGCGCTGGCACCGTCCATCCAGGTGGTCGGAACGTCGTTGGAGGACTACACCGTCGAGGAGTTCCGCGCGATCGCCCACGAGGCCATCGACGACTTCGGCAGCCACAAGCTCAGCGACGAGGAGTGGGCGGAGTTCGCCAGCCGGGTGACCTACGTGCCGCAGAGCGCCGGGCCTGAGGCGCTGGCCGCCGCGGTGGCCAAGGCCGAAGAGTCGCTGGGCCCCACCGTCCGGCGGCTGCACTATCTGTCGGTGCCGCCCAAGGCCGCCCAGGCCGTCATCACGATGCTCAAGGAGGCCGACCTCGTCGCCCGCTCCCGGGTGGTGATGGAGAAGCCGTTCGGCACCGACCTGGCGAGCGCGATCGAACTCAACGACTTCGTCCACCGGACGTTCCGCGAATCGCAGATCTTCCGCATCGACCACTTCCTGGGCAAGGAGGCCGCCCAGAACATCCTGGCGTTCCGGTTCGCCAACGGCCTGTTCGAGCCGATCTGGAACCGCAACTTCATTGACCACATCCAGATCGACATCCCCGAGAAGCTCGGCCTGGATCATCGGGCGAACTTCTACGAGAGCACCGGCGCCTACAAGGACATGGTGGTCACCCACCTGTTCCAGGTGATGGCGTTCGTGGTGATGGAGCCGCCGACCGCGCTGGAGCCACGCGCGATCAGCGAGGAGAAGAACAAGGTGTTCCGCTCCATGCTGCCCATCGACACCGCCAACGTGGTGCGCGGCCAGTACACCGGCTACCGCGACGAGGACGGGGTGGCCCGTGACTCCGACACCGAGACGTTCATCGCGCTCAAGGTCGGGATCGACAACTGGCGCTGGGCTGGGGTGCCGATCTATCTGCGCACCGGCAAGCGGATGGCCGAGGGGCAGCGGATCATCTCGATCGCCTTCCGGGAGGCGCCGCGCACGATGTTCCCGCCCGGCTCGGGGGTCGGCTCGCAGGGCCCGGACCATCTGACGTTCGATCTGGCCGACGCGTCGAAGGTGTCGCTGTCGTTCTACGGCAAGCGCCCCGGGCCGGGGATGAAGCTGGAGAAGCTGTCGATGCAGTTCTCCACCCAGGAGACCGACTACTCCGACGACGTGCTGGAGGCCTACGAGCGGTTGATCCTGGATGCGATGCGCGGCGACCACACGCTGTTCACCACCGCCGAGGGCATCGAATCACTGTGGGAGCGTTCGGCGGACCTGCTGGAGGATCCGCCCGCGGTCAAGATGTACGCCCAGGACACCTGGGGCCCCAATGCCATTCACCAGCTGATCGCCCCGAACAGTTGGCGATTGCCGTTCGAACGGGTGTGGCGGGAGAAGAAGTAG
- a CDS encoding GTP-binding protein has protein sequence MAIPVIALTGYLGAGKTTLLNHVLCTPRARVGVVINDFGEINVDASLISGQIDEPASIAGGCICCLPEDGQLDAALARLADPRLRLDAIIVEASGLADPAALARIIGFSEIGGVRDGGVVDVVDAARHFETVDCGGAAPARYGAATLVVVNKLDQIPESERAATLQRIEDRVRERNSRVHVVGVTEGRIDPALLYDVAAATDESGQLSFRDAFVDEPVHHHVHADAVTVTAEAAVDIERLLDLLENPPAGVYRIKGTVAVRQRSAVRTVVVNVVGPSVHIARGASSDTRTELVAIGMHLDVDAVRARLVDALAPAAAPPSSTAARRLQRHLSMG, from the coding sequence ATGGCGATTCCGGTCATCGCACTCACCGGCTATCTCGGCGCCGGCAAGACGACACTGCTCAACCACGTGCTGTGCACCCCACGGGCCCGGGTCGGTGTCGTGATCAACGACTTCGGCGAAATCAATGTCGACGCCTCGTTGATCAGCGGTCAGATCGACGAGCCCGCATCGATCGCCGGCGGCTGCATCTGTTGCCTGCCCGAAGACGGTCAGCTCGACGCCGCACTGGCCCGGCTCGCCGACCCGCGGCTGCGGCTCGACGCGATCATCGTCGAGGCGAGCGGGCTGGCCGACCCGGCGGCGCTGGCCCGCATCATCGGGTTCAGCGAGATCGGCGGCGTGCGCGACGGCGGTGTCGTCGACGTCGTCGACGCCGCGCGGCACTTCGAGACCGTCGACTGCGGCGGCGCCGCCCCGGCGCGCTACGGCGCGGCGACATTGGTGGTGGTCAACAAGCTCGACCAGATTCCCGAGAGTGAGCGCGCCGCGACCCTGCAGCGCATCGAAGACCGCGTGCGGGAACGCAACTCGCGGGTCCACGTCGTCGGGGTCACCGAGGGCCGCATCGACCCCGCGCTGCTCTACGACGTCGCCGCTGCCACCGACGAGAGCGGCCAGCTGTCGTTCCGGGACGCATTCGTCGACGAACCGGTCCATCACCACGTGCACGCCGATGCGGTGACGGTGACCGCCGAGGCTGCCGTCGACATCGAGCGACTGCTCGATCTGCTGGAGAACCCGCCCGCCGGGGTGTACCGGATCAAAGGCACGGTCGCGGTGCGGCAGCGTTCGGCGGTGCGCACCGTCGTGGTCAACGTCGTCGGCCCGTCGGTGCACATCGCCCGCGGCGCCTCGTCGGACACCCGCACCGAGCTGGTCGCGATCGGCATGCACCTCGACGTCGACGCCGTGCGCGCCCGGCTCGTCGACGCGCTGGCGCCCGCCGCCGCGCCGCCGTCGAGCACCGCGGCGCGCCGCCTGCAACGGCACCTGAGCATGGGCTGA
- a CDS encoding glycoside hydrolase family 2 protein, whose product MSGGFVLSWIGRVTAVAVTVLAVAVTGYTPANAAVMFHPKPVLLPTPWTKLVGPDNALPDYPRPQMMRSAWLNLNGVWGYTGRSVRDALPAPPSPGAYREQILVPYPPESGLSGIARHDDEMWYRKVFTVPSSWRGRHVLLHFGAVDQIATVWVNGQQVAHHEGGFTEFSADITRALQRAGSHEIVVRAQDRNEANPFPVGKQRTTPKGLFYTGASGIWQTVWLEPVGAAHIDKLDITTDLTGLTVTSRTSGTTDQRAVAMVSERGGRVVAIASGAATAPLRLAVPAPRLWTPGDPYLYNLTVALVSPAGKVLDAVSSYAGLRTIGTVRDAKGRPRIALNGAITFLHGPLDQGYWPDGIYTAPTDDALKSDLQRIKDFGMNFVRKHAKVEPARWYYWADTLGLLVWQDMPSLDVSLDIPVGPAPAPAPAAKANFERELLAMINQLRSVTSIVGWVPFNEGWGEFDTARIANLVKAADPTRMVDANSGVNCCKSRRDSRAGDIYDDHTYVGPGRTAVPGDPRVRVDGEYGGLGLTLERNRWPGRAQAYEMARHPEKLTDRYVALSLALEAEVRRGGLSGAIYTQTTDVENEVNGLLSYDRWVIKMPIPVVAERNRAVIAAGTPVTTQVDVRR is encoded by the coding sequence ATGTCCGGTGGTTTCGTGCTGTCCTGGATCGGCCGCGTCACGGCCGTGGCAGTGACGGTGCTCGCGGTCGCCGTGACGGGGTACACGCCGGCGAACGCCGCGGTGATGTTCCACCCCAAGCCCGTTCTGCTGCCCACTCCGTGGACGAAACTCGTCGGGCCCGACAACGCCCTGCCCGACTACCCGCGGCCGCAGATGATGCGAAGCGCGTGGCTCAACCTCAACGGAGTGTGGGGCTACACCGGGCGGTCCGTTCGGGACGCGCTGCCGGCGCCACCGTCCCCGGGCGCGTACCGCGAGCAGATCCTGGTGCCCTATCCGCCGGAGTCGGGGCTGTCCGGCATCGCCCGCCACGACGACGAGATGTGGTACCGCAAGGTGTTCACGGTGCCCAGCAGCTGGCGGGGCCGCCACGTGCTGCTGCACTTCGGTGCCGTCGACCAGATCGCCACCGTGTGGGTCAACGGTCAGCAGGTGGCCCACCACGAAGGCGGCTTCACCGAGTTCAGCGCCGACATCACCCGCGCACTGCAGCGGGCGGGTTCGCACGAGATCGTGGTGCGCGCCCAGGATCGCAACGAAGCCAACCCGTTTCCGGTCGGCAAGCAGCGCACCACGCCCAAAGGCCTGTTCTACACCGGCGCCTCGGGTATCTGGCAGACGGTGTGGCTGGAGCCTGTGGGCGCCGCCCACATCGACAAGCTCGACATCACCACCGACCTCACCGGCCTGACCGTCACCTCCCGGACGTCGGGCACCACCGACCAACGAGCGGTGGCGATGGTGTCCGAACGCGGGGGACGGGTGGTGGCGATCGCATCCGGGGCAGCGACGGCGCCGCTGCGCCTGGCGGTGCCGGCGCCGCGCCTGTGGACCCCCGGCGACCCGTACCTCTACAACCTGACGGTGGCACTGGTCAGTCCGGCGGGCAAGGTGCTCGACGCGGTGTCCAGCTATGCCGGCCTGCGGACCATCGGAACCGTGCGCGACGCCAAGGGCCGGCCGCGCATCGCCCTCAACGGGGCGATCACCTTCCTGCACGGCCCGCTGGACCAGGGTTACTGGCCCGACGGCATCTACACCGCACCCACCGACGACGCACTGAAATCAGACCTGCAGCGCATCAAGGACTTCGGGATGAACTTCGTGCGCAAGCACGCCAAGGTCGAGCCGGCGCGCTGGTATTACTGGGCCGACACGCTGGGGTTGCTGGTCTGGCAGGACATGCCGTCGCTGGACGTCTCGCTGGACATCCCGGTCGGTCCGGCACCGGCCCCGGCACCCGCTGCGAAGGCGAACTTCGAGCGGGAACTGCTGGCGATGATCAACCAGTTGCGCAGCGTCACCTCGATCGTCGGCTGGGTGCCGTTCAACGAGGGCTGGGGTGAGTTCGATACCGCCAGGATCGCCAACCTGGTCAAGGCCGCCGACCCGACCCGCATGGTCGACGCCAACAGTGGGGTCAACTGCTGCAAGTCCCGCCGCGACAGCCGCGCCGGTGACATCTACGACGACCACACCTACGTCGGACCCGGACGCACGGCGGTGCCCGGGGATCCCCGGGTGCGCGTCGACGGCGAATACGGCGGGCTGGGTCTGACCCTCGAGCGCAACCGGTGGCCGGGCCGGGCGCAGGCCTACGAGATGGCCCGCCACCCCGAGAAGCTGACCGACCGCTACGTCGCACTCAGCCTGGCACTGGAAGCGGAGGTCCGCCGCGGCGGGCTCTCCGGTGCCATCTACACCCAGACCACCGACGTCGAGAACGAGGTCAATGGGCTCCTGAGCTACGACCGCTGGGTGATCAAGATGCCGATACCGGTTGTCGCCGAACGTAATCGGGCGGTGATCGCCGCGGGCACCCCGGTCACGACCCAGGTGGACGTCCGGCGCTGA
- a CDS encoding organic hydroperoxide resistance protein, which yields MNVLYTAEALATGEGRDGHGRTSDGKVDVALSIPKEMGGSGVGTNPEQLFAVGYAACYHSALRLVARQEKADVSDSSVGARVSLGNNDAGGFTLAVELEITLPNVDHETAVALAEKAHQVCPYSNATRGNIDVTLTVSDD from the coding sequence ATGAACGTTCTCTACACCGCTGAAGCTCTGGCCACCGGCGAGGGCCGCGACGGGCACGGCCGCACCTCCGACGGCAAGGTCGACGTCGCCCTGAGCATCCCCAAGGAGATGGGCGGTTCCGGGGTGGGCACCAACCCCGAGCAGCTGTTCGCCGTCGGGTACGCCGCCTGCTACCACTCCGCGCTGCGGCTGGTCGCCCGCCAGGAGAAGGCCGATGTGTCGGATTCCTCAGTCGGCGCTCGTGTTTCGCTCGGCAACAACGACGCCGGCGGGTTCACCCTCGCCGTCGAACTCGAGATCACCCTGCCGAACGTCGACCACGAGACCGCGGTGGCACTCGCCGAGAAGGCTCACCAGGTGTGCCCGTACTCCAACGCCACCCGCGGCAACATCGACGTCACGCTGACCGTCAGCGACGACTGA
- a CDS encoding MarR family winged helix-turn-helix transcriptional regulator has translation MTAPRLDDQLCFALYSASRAVTAAYRPLLAELNLTYPQYLVLLVLWEEGHANVGRLCERLHLDSGTLSPLLKRLESIGYLTRQRSADDERRVDVVLTPAGKRLRHKAACIPERLMTVSEMSPDEIVALRDAVLRLSEAVLSTESEG, from the coding sequence GTGACCGCTCCACGCCTCGACGATCAACTGTGCTTCGCGCTGTACTCGGCGTCTCGCGCAGTGACAGCGGCATATCGGCCGCTGCTGGCTGAGCTCAACCTCACCTATCCGCAGTACCTGGTTCTGCTGGTGCTGTGGGAGGAGGGCCATGCCAACGTCGGCCGGCTCTGCGAGCGGCTACACCTCGATTCGGGCACTCTGTCGCCGTTGCTCAAACGGCTGGAGTCCATCGGATACCTCACCCGGCAACGGTCCGCCGATGACGAGCGTCGTGTCGACGTCGTGCTGACGCCGGCCGGAAAGCGGCTGCGGCACAAGGCAGCCTGCATACCCGAGCGGCTGATGACGGTCTCCGAGATGAGCCCCGACGAGATTGTCGCGCTCCGCGACGCAGTGCTGCGCCTGTCCGAGGCAGTGCTATCCACTGAATCAGAAGGGTAA